TTGTGATTTGATGTTGTGGCTGAAGAAGGTTTGATGCAAGCTTTTTCAGATCAAGCCATTTGTATGGTGTACCTTTTAATGCTCGATAATAGAGGTTGAACCCATCTATATAGACAGATGTTCTCATGTAGGATTGTTTCCCAAAAAAAGCAGGGGCTGCTAATGCAGCCCCGCACCCTAGGTCGAAACCATAGGGGTAGTTAGTTGATATTATTCCTAGTCAATAAAAAATGAATTGTCAACAAAAAAACTAAGATTTTCGGTATAAAATGACAGGTGTCGATCAAAGCAGTAACCAATTTTCTCTCTTTGCTCCCATCTACTGGTACCAGGGTGAGCTGGATATCTGGCGCCGGCGTGAGCGCCTTACTCCCAGCCAGTGGGCGGAAAAGTACCGGGAGGTGACCATGGGCTCCCACCAGGGCCGTTGGCGCAATGATATTACGCCCTATCTCACCAAAATCATGGATACCTACGGCATGTCCTATGTTCGTGAAGTGGTGGTTTGTGCCGTGGCTCAATCGGGAAAAACCAATGCCATGTACAACTGCTTTGCCTGGTCTATTGATCAGCATCCAGGCCCGGTCATGTTTATCATGCCGAGCAAGAACGCCATTGATAAATCGGCAACGGATCGCATCATTCCGATGATTGAGCAATCTTCAAGGTTGAAGAAGCTAAAAAGCAGCAATCCTGATGATACGGCAAGATCCAGAATCAAGCTGAAAAATGGTACCATCATTTACACCGCCTGGGCCAATTCAGCCACCGCCCTGGCCTCTTTTCCGATCAAATATCTCTTTTTTGACGAGGTCGACAAATATCCGCCCACCGTCAGCAAGGAAACTGATCCCGTTACTTTAGGCGAGAAAAGAAACCGGATTTTCTCCAAAACCTGCAAACGGTTCAAGGTCAGTACGCCGACCAGGGAAAGCGGTTTCATCTGGCAGGCCATGCAGAAATGCCACCAGACCTGGGCCTATGAGGTACAGTGTCCCGAATGCAGCAGCTATCATATCATGAAGATTGATGGCCTCCGCTGGCCGGAAGGCAAAAAAGCCCAGGAGCTGGAAATTGAAAAAACAGCCACCTATGAATGCCCTGAATGCCATGTTCAATGGGATGACCGCCTGCGAGAAAAGGCCGTCGTTAACGGCCGCTGGATGGTGATTTCCGGTGGTCGGCTGAAAAGGCCGGAGAAGGTAGGTTTTCACATTCCCGGCTGGATCTGCCTTGATATCAGCCTGACGGAGATTGCCGCTGCTTACCTGCGTTCCCAAGGTGATCCAGTCAAGATGATCGATTTCTACAACGATTACCTGGCCGAGCCCTATGAGGAGTTTGCCGTCGAACGCGACGAAGACCGGATCCTGGCACTTCGTGACGATCGCCCCCGGGGTCTGGTACCTTCTGCCGAAATATCCTGTTTGACCATTTCTATTGACACCCAGCAGAATGGGTATTTTTATGAAATCAGAGCCTGGGGTTACGGCGTCGATCTTGAAAGCTGGCAGATCCGGGAGGGCTTTGTTGAAACAGATGCCGCCTTGGAGCAGCTTCTCTACCGGACGGAATATCTCTCTCCGGATGGCACGTCCCATTCCATTATTGCCGGCTTGATCGATTCCGGTGGTACCCGGGACCAGAAGGCCCGTCATAGTCGCACTTGGGAGGTCTATGAACTCTGTCGGCGCAATCCGATCATCAAACCCATCAAAGGCCAGCAGCGCCAGAGCTCTCCCTGGCGGGTGTCAACCATCGATACCTATCCCGGCAGCAACAAGGCCATTCCCGGCGGTCTGAAGCTCTACAATCTCCACTCAACGTATTACAAAGATCAATTGGCTGGCAAGCTGGAGATTTCTTCCGCAGATCCTGGAGCTTGGCATCTTCACTCTGAATCAACCGAGGAATATGCCCGGCAGATGTGTGCTGAATATCGGGATGAGCGTGGGCTCTGGCTGTGTCCCAGAAACCGTCCCAACCATTTTTGGGATATTGGCTATTACTCCCTGGCTTGTGCCGATGTAATGGGGATTAAATTCTGGTTGAAACCTGGGCAGTAATCTAACCGCCGCCGGCGGGTTATAAGTAAAGGGGTGGAAGTATGACCGTAAAAAGCAGGGTTACCGTGGCTGAAATCAATCACATAAAACGCCAGCACATCATGAAAGTGATGCTCTATACCCCAACCGAGGTGGCCGTTGTCCTTGGCTGCTCCGAACGAAAAATCTTTGATCTGGTCCGTGATGGAAAACTCCTGGCAGCCAGTGAAAATCCCGGCCGCCGGGGGATTCGAATTACTGCTGTGTCCCTGGAAAAGTATCTGGATTCGATTACCATCGAGCCTGAATTCTGGCAGCGGTGATAGGTACATCCCTGTTTGAGGTAAAAAAACAGTCCGCCTTTTGTGCGGGCTATTTTTTTAATAAAAACCAATAAAATCAATAATTTATGAATAA
The sequence above is drawn from the Pseudomonadota bacterium genome and encodes:
- a CDS encoding terminase gpA endonuclease subunit gives rise to the protein MTGVDQSSNQFSLFAPIYWYQGELDIWRRRERLTPSQWAEKYREVTMGSHQGRWRNDITPYLTKIMDTYGMSYVREVVVCAVAQSGKTNAMYNCFAWSIDQHPGPVMFIMPSKNAIDKSATDRIIPMIEQSSRLKKLKSSNPDDTARSRIKLKNGTIIYTAWANSATALASFPIKYLFFDEVDKYPPTVSKETDPVTLGEKRNRIFSKTCKRFKVSTPTRESGFIWQAMQKCHQTWAYEVQCPECSSYHIMKIDGLRWPEGKKAQELEIEKTATYECPECHVQWDDRLREKAVVNGRWMVISGGRLKRPEKVGFHIPGWICLDISLTEIAAAYLRSQGDPVKMIDFYNDYLAEPYEEFAVERDEDRILALRDDRPRGLVPSAEISCLTISIDTQQNGYFYEIRAWGYGVDLESWQIREGFVETDAALEQLLYRTEYLSPDGTSHSIIAGLIDSGGTRDQKARHSRTWEVYELCRRNPIIKPIKGQQRQSSPWRVSTIDTYPGSNKAIPGGLKLYNLHSTYYKDQLAGKLEISSADPGAWHLHSESTEEYARQMCAEYRDERGLWLCPRNRPNHFWDIGYYSLACADVMGIKFWLKPGQ
- a CDS encoding helix-turn-helix domain-containing protein gives rise to the protein MTVKSRVTVAEINHIKRQHIMKVMLYTPTEVAVVLGCSERKIFDLVRDGKLLAASENPGRRGIRITAVSLEKYLDSITIEPEFWQR